gttaaaggaaaaaatatgttttgaaattgaaattacATCGTTATCATTCATCCCTTATATATGTTAATTTTTGTCTTGAAATAAAACAGATAGTTTGTCGTTACtgtcatttatttttttcatttttgatttattttttatgaatATGTGTTTGGTAATAAAACGTTCACTAACATTTATTATGAGGACGGTTCATAATGagttataattttatctgACAACAAATGATATAAAGTTTGACTAATTTTTTagtctattttttttttttttttttaaaaagaaaacaaacaaaaacataaGCGCCTCTCCATATCggtttataaaaattatttagaGGTACTATTATCACTTTTGTTGGAAAAGTGCCAAAAATGTATACGGGAATGGGATTtatgtttgtttttctattttttttttttatttttattttttaaccgCCGATGTCTGTGGCTGTATATTAACGCCAtccattttatatattcaaATGAACCGACAATATACATCTcgcctttttctttttccaaattCAAAAATCATCGCGTATGTTACAAACCGATATTTctgcaacaacaataaaaaaaaaaatgtgtgttttttatttaccgAGACTTTGAGCTCAATTACTTCTACGTATTAAGTGATAAATGTAATAAgatatgtatatttatttatttatttatttttttttgtttctttgttctaaaaaaataaaaaaaaaaaaaaaaaaaaaaaaaaagtaaataaactTTAGGTAACCTAcatataaaacaatttctatttattaaagaattaGGTTATCTTAAAGCAATAATAgaattaatataaaaaagcaaggaaaagaaaacgaaaaaaaaaaaaataaaaaaaaaaaatgtttcatTTAGTTACAGGCTTATACACTAACTGGATGAAAAGTCCACAATATTCAGTATTGATATTGGGTTTGGATAATGCAGGTAAAACAACGTTTTTAGAAAGTTTGAAAAACCAATATAATCAGCAAAGTAAACCATTGGATAAAATAACACCTACAGTGGGCCAAAATGTGGGCGTAATACATTTACCCGCCAATAGTTGTAATTTAAAGTTTTGGGATGTTGGTGGACAACAAAATTTAAGGAAATTATGGCCCAGCTATTATGCACAATGCCATGGcataatatttattgttgataGTAGTGACAAATTAAGATTGAATGAATGTAAAGAAGTTTTTCTTAACATGGTAATAGAAGATGACCAATTGAGTGATAGTGGTATTCCTATATTAATGTTAGCCAACAAGCAAGATAAAGAAGATAGTCTAGAGGTTCaagatattaaagaaatttttaataagatTGCTGAAAAATTAGATGCAAGTGATAGTCGAGTATTACCTATAAGCGCTTTAACTAGTAAAGGTGTTAAGGAATCCATTGATTGGTTGATAGTTAGAATGCAAAGGAATAAGAAGAATAGACCACCCACGTATAGATGAATATAATTAGAACCAGGGGTTGTATAATAGTTGCTTAAGTTTAATAGCGTGTAATcataaacaataatatttgtaaaaGATAGCATAGTGCTGCTGTACGGAATTGAAACATATTTGTACTTCGGACTCTTAACGGTTTTAtttcccattttttttcttttttttttaattttgatccttttcctttttccctAATGGCcccttttatatatttttctgtgtatttcttttcttttcttttcttttcttttctttttttttcttttttcatttttttattttcaacagaataaaagaaaaaaaaatacctcagaaataaacatagaaatttaaaaaggatttaaattttatcatttagATGCTACTAACTTAATAAGCAAATTAAAGAAGgggtaaaaataatgtcGAAGCGCAGTCTGAAAGTAGGTATATTgacgtttttttttaagaaaaaagataaaataaaaaaaaaggagaagaTCAATGAAAACAAAGGCTAAGGAACAATTATTATACGTTCATCACACAACATAAGCTTGATTTTTGGCTGTTTTTATCCCTCAGTACATATGCAAAAGTAATTAGATCTAACTCTTACGAATCATAGAACTAATCTTAGAAATAAGGCAACTGAgacattttcttttctctcgTAATTTAGTTCATAAAGTGGATTCAAAAGAATCTCGacttttttgtcttttcttttttttttttttctccttcaATTCCTTTAATgtactattattagcatttaataccagtattattttcttttatgtGTATTTATTCAATCATTCATTTATTGTCTTCTTTAAACgaataatatttaacaaGCAATATaccaaatataaaataaaacaataaaaaaatattaaaaataaataaaaataaataaacaacatgattaattgttttaaatgttttgaaagaatatatatatatatatatatatatatatagatataaatgaataagttaagaataaaaatgttccctctttttttctcttttccaTTCTCTAGTGCAATTTCCTTTGAATATTCCAGTAAATCATCGGATAAATTATCAGTTTTTgcattatatatatatatatctatatctGTAtacaataaacaaaaaaaattggaatagAAACCAAAGCTTTCCATATTAATTCTCAACTGTGCTTGCTCatcttttgatttttaatattttcgttattatatattcgtataaaaataagggaggaaaaaaagttagATAAAAGTTATATTTAAACATCATGAAATGGTCAATCAAAAAACTGTTCCAAAGAAAAACTAGTAGTCAAGGTGCTGTATTACACCCAATAGATTCCGAGACTAATAATACGCATGCTTTTAATAAGAATTTCAATAGTGGTGTTGATGAGTATatgagaaaaagaagagaatcTGTCGACCATCAAAGCATATGGAAAGGTGATGCAAATGTGCATACAAATGATTTCAGTTCGATATTTTCGGAAGAAGATGAATATGAGTATCGTACcagtgataataaaaatgttggTAACGTGGCTGGATTTAATAATGGTGGTGAAGCTtctagtaataaaaataaaaataataaaataaggaACAGAATTACCAGATCTTTTTCAAAGAAAAGCTTAAGTTTATCCAACAgaagtaatagtaataacacCGATGACAATAGTAAATATGGTGctataaataatagtacaaataaaaggaaaagtaGGAGGTCTAGTCTTTTCTTTAATGGTTATGGATCAAACAACGCAAAAAATTCCATCGTTATGACAAAAGGTAAATATCCATCGCAGGAAGGTAATAGATActacaataacaatatagCATACGATTATTATGACGATGATGAAGTTCCTCAAACTTTTAGACGTGTCAATAGGCGATTTTCATTTAACAGCATTGAGAACAATATGGTCTAAAATATACATCCATTTATTTTGCCctgatttattttactttttcatattttaatttaatccGATTTGATTGATTGATTCATAGTTATtaatacctttttttttttttttttttttttttttctagtatatatatttttgttgcaGAGGGatataaaagtttttgattataattatggctttttttttttttttttttttttttttttttttgttattaataaatctttgttttttgtttaatattcAGATAAAGATATAAAGAGAGTaagtaatttttaattggttAGATTagttttgattattttacaGAAGGCATTGATATAAATGAGGTTGTATTTCATTCTAAACACAATGTTTGAACTTGTTTATGAGGTGATAACGTGATTTGTTTCCCCACGTGCTGTAGTATGTTACCCGAAGCAAAagttggtatttttttttttatttttctccTTTTAAGCTTAAATATAAACCGTATCACTCACTCgctaaaaacaaaaaataaatcaagaTAGCGTACAAATCTATTAAACAGAAGAACACTTTGTACGCACATTAcctttgtctttttttcgGCACGTGTCATTTGCAGGCTAATATATAATCTTTATCAGCAATGATAACCTTTTAAATAACtcataaatatttgatacaacaacaacaaaaaaaaaaaaaaaaaaattttaacaagACTTACCTgtaagtaaataaaagataaaaaaagtaaaaggggaaaaaaaaaaaacatataacTAGGCATATCTACCATGTTctctaataataagaaaacCTCTAATATTCTTCAGAGTCCAGGGAATGAGGTAACTCCgttaataaataacaacaatccTGATCAATCACAACaacaccaccaccaccaccataaaacaaaaataaatattgtgagaaacaaaacttttaataagACTAttcgttattttttattgtctttgttgttattatttgttattacaGAATTATGTCTTTTCCCCAGCAATAAAGATCCTGTTGATGGAAACCAGAAACATTCTTCTCTAATTCGTTGgattttgtttaaattgGGTTTAGTCCATTCGGGGCAAAGCTctagaaagaaaaatctaatttttttcgtCACCGATGGTATGGGACCAGCATCCATTTCAATGGCGAGATCATGGAAGCAATTAACTGACTTTAATAACAGTACTAGAGATGTTTTATTGTCTCTTGAATCACCATTAAATTTAGATCAGTATTTTATTGGTTCGTCGCGTACCAAATCGTCTTCCTCTTTAATTACGGACAGTGCAGCTGGTGCAACTGCATTTTCTTGCGCTTTAAAATCCTATAACGGCGCTATCGGGGTTGATTCTCACTTTAATCCATGTGGAACAATCTTAGAAGCTGCCAAATTAGATGGATATTTAACTGGGTTGGTTGTGACCACTAGAATTACTGATGCTACGCCTGCTGCCTTTTCGAGTCATGTGGATTATAGATTTCAGGAGGATCTAATTGCCACCCAGCAGTTGGGAGAATATCCATTGGGTAGAATGGTTGATTTAATGATTGGTGGTGGCAGGTTACATTTTACTGAAAAGGGTAGAAAGGATGGGGTAAATTATTTAGAGAAAGCTTCTGAAGAATTGGGTTGGTCTACTGTTATTCAAACACGCAAAGAATTTGACTTATTGTTACacaacaatagtaatagcaATTCAACTTTACCACTCTTGGCTTTATTGGCTGATAGTGATATTCCCTTTGATATTGATAGAGATTCTGAAATACATCCATCTTTGGAGGACGAGGCAATGTTAGCAATTAAAGAATTGTCACATAATAGTGAAAAGGGTTTCTTCTTATTGATTGAAGGTAGTAGGATTGATCATGCTGGTCATCAAAATGACCCTGCTGCCCAAGTTCGCGAGGTTGTTGCGTTTGATAAAATGTTTCAAAGTGTCGTTAACTGGGCTAAACAACATACAGATGAAGACACCATTTTAATTTCCACAAGTGACCATGAAACTGGTGGGTTAGTAACCGCCAGACAAGTTACTCCTAATTATCCTGATTATATTTGGTATCCTGAAATATTAACCAATTGCAAGCATAGTGGAGAATTCATGGTTAAACAACTCGCAAAAATGGCTACTTCAATTGGCAAGGATGTccaaaaattagaaaattaTATCAAGGAAacaattttccaaaattggATGGGAATTACCGATTACACAGTAAAAGATGTCCAAGATGTTTTAgataatataaacaatCTGGGTGCATTGACAGATAAACTAAATGGGATGGTTTCTGTAAGAGCTCAGATTGGTTGGACTACACATGGGCATAGCGCAGTTGATGTTAATATTTATGCATTTGCAAATAATGAAGTGTTACAAAAACAAGTGTTAAATAAACTCCAAGGTAATcatgaaaatattgaaatagGTAAATTTATGGAAGATTATTTGGAAGTTAATTTAACTAGCGTTACTGATTTGGTTAAAGACACTAAACATCATCCAGATTTAGCATCTACTACTGAGCTTAATGAAAGTATTAGATATGATGAATATGGACATGCACAATGGTGATAGGTGAACCAGTTTGCGGTACCACAACTAGTCATCACCTTAAGATACACAAAAATGTATTCACTAATCAAATATGATTGTTAATCTGAGAAAGATATCTGGGGggatataaatatttatgtAGTATCATTGCTAATATATAATTCCACCATATCATTATTTGTCAAGTGGATTTGTttaaactattttttttttttttttattatttatttatttcatttaaaaattttatattgttaTCATTGTTTTGCGTACTGTTATTTACTTGCAATTAGTTATTTTACACACAGAAAGAGTGAGACTGATTTATTCTTCAACATGGTATGCTAAATAATTTGGTAAGCCAGTAATTTCATAACCTAATCTTTTAGCCATCTTAGCAAAACCTTCAGTCTCAATCAAATGATAAAATGGGAAATTAGGGAACATTGCACCGTCTCTATGAACCTCGGCCTTAACTAAAGTACAACCACCACCAACACCATCTAAATGCATTTCAGCATTAATGTCACCATTCTGATCATAAAGATGAGCCATTAAAGGCCTGTATGTGGCAAGTTCGCTATAACCTTCCACTATGATTTCGTCATTATCCATTTTAGAAGCTAATTCCAAAGCAATGGCGCTTTCAGCccaattattaaaatcataTGGCCTaatatcaattttattattgtcgtCTGggtttttgaatttttggTAAATATTAGCAGCTAGAACAGGTTTATCGTGAGAAGTCATATCTTGAAGTAAAGTTGGtggagtttcaacaatATCAGCATCCAACCATAAGACCCAGGAGGTATATGGACCGATAGTAGAAAACAATAGTTCATTTCTGGCTAGTGCCATTTTAGCACgtctttctttttgaacCTCTAGAGCATGTCTTTGTTTCTCGCCCAATTCATTAAAACTGGGTGATTCTTGTCTTAAAACTGTGATTTTATGAAAACGTTGTTCCTTTTTACCagtttgaatttttttaatttctctCTCCAACAATTTCAAAGCATTGTCACCAGACTTGCTTCTTGGTATAATAAAACCTAATTCAATTAATTCTCTTGGATAAGTTAattgtaataaattttCCCAATATTTAGCATGAAAAGTTTGCATAGGAGTTAAAATTAAGATTTGTTCTTTGTCAACAGCTGCATTTGCCGTGCTTTTCAACTTATTTAAATCATAGTGAGCAATATGGGATTGTGGGATTACATCTTCTTGTTTACTACTGAAAAATAGccaatttttgtttgaatctttttttgaattatatGAATACGCTGGcattttaaactttttggAATATgtgaaataaaatgaatcttcatcttcatgGGCCCACCTGTGTTTTTGTATTAAATCATTGGTCCCTATTTCGATATTACTTCTACTATATAAAATAGAGATAACCAAGAAGGTAGTGAATAATGGTAGTAAGTATCTTATGATGTGTGATTTCCTTAACCTGTAGGCTATTTCAGATACCCCTCTCATATTTGCTgattagtttttttttttttttgttttattttattttattttatattctttttcccaAAAAGGGCTtagaaaaaggaagaaaataGGACTTGTAAGATTTTGGTGTTTATttagtttgtttttttttttttgttttttttttattaagaattatattattattaggtTGTTTTCTCttagtttcttttttctatagataaaaaaaaaaaaaaaaaacaaaaaattaaataagaATAACAAAACAGTTTTCCACAGAAGTATCTGAGAGGAAACATTgtaaattttcttctttttcttttacttttattagtactattttttgtttataatagAAAAGAGCGCACAGGATGTGGGAAAAAGGAGATGGGTGATTtccaatgataatattcaatttgttgtatttaaaaaaaaaataaataaataaataaataaataaataaataaataaagaaagaaataaaagagGTACAGgtgtttaataaaatagtgATTGATGTTACCCGGAACACACcagtatttaaaaaaaaaaagaaatgatcTTGCAAATTATTCCGGGTAGATTACGGCACTTATTTCTCAGTATTTTAGTTATATATGATGGAAAACagcaaatttattattacacaAAAAGAGAGAGGGGAAGATAACGTAatggttatttatttatttatttatgttaggttttttcttttcttttttttttttttgatatttaatatttatgtAGGGTAGAAGTGTTCTGCAAAGAAGATGCAGTGgcattataaaatataaagaaaaaggattAATCACATGTTAGCAAGGCTGTATGTAGAAAGATATATACGTATGATGATCGTTCAGCGTGGGTGCGAATTATTatcacttttattttacttctTTATGTATTCTCTCACACacatcaaataaaaatgttgaacgagaaaataaaatatttactaCAGCCCTTTTATGAAacaaatttgaatttttccttttatacttctttttcccctcttacaacctttttttttttttattccacTTTAACATATCATAAAATACCGTATatgttatttaattaatccCTTACAAAATCATTAGTCAAATtcgacaataataataaattaaaaatgtatataaatattcctttttttttttaaccttttaaaagagaagaaaagaaacgttttccttttcttttagttTCACTACCTTTGAAGAACTTGTCTTAATTTttgaggaagaagaaaaatacttcccatattttttaaatcttgaGGAATACTTCAACAATTATtagaataatatatatatatatatatataactttttattatcattattttcttaATCTATAATTATTACAGCACTTTATATCcatttcttatttttccttttaatcaaattttaatattatagaCTAAATCACTAGTAACAAAAGGTATCATAtgaacaaaacaaaaacagaataaagaaaaaataaagaagaaaaaaaataaataaatagtccaaataaatacaaGCCAAATATCAATAACTAGATGAGTGGCAGTAATATAAATACTGGTGCTCATAGTAATAGGAGTAATATTGCCActattgttaataataatgattttatAGGAATTTCCTCATTATATCCTAAGATACAGCTACCAAATATAACAACTTTATTCAAGACAAAACAGTTATCAGATACGcacattaataattttgcttttaatgataataatgctattattagtgataataataataacattagCAATACCAGTtctattaaaaactttaataCTAAATCATACAGAAAAAgtgtattattaaaaaataaaaatcatacCCCcagtaatgataatatcaTAAGAAATACAAATGATGGTACCAGCACCAAtggcaacaacaataaaaaagctCAAGGTAGACCAGTTAGTTTGGAAGTTGATATAAATGTATCGTTATACAATAGTGTTAGGGATTATGTAATCGATCTAGTATCAAAAAACCAACCACAACAAAGTAATCCATCTACCCCATTACCCATTAATAGCACTACGAACACCCAGCTAAATAACTTCAGTATAATCAAAACAACCTTAACTAATCCCAAGACCCATCAACTTGATGAAATCCAATTAGACGAAGAggatttaaagaaaaagggtagaaaatttaaatggaAAATTGTTTCAAAGTCGTTCAAATTCATACCACAATCATCAAAAGAACCAATTTTGCCAcatatcaaaaaagaattgaattTATCCAGCAATGAATCTATTGGGTTTATTCGAGCACACAGAAATCCGGGGGGCAAAATCACAAAGTTTGATTTCGTTCCTATTTTAAACGAGGATATAATCAATGTTAAatcattgaaaaaaaacatatgtTTCCCTAGATATAAGGCTCACATGAGAATATCTTTAATCAAAACCAGTAGTATCGTCAACAGCACTGAATGcacaaataatacaaacCCCATGAAGTTTTATTTAAGTTATAAAGAATACATGCACGACATTATATGGAAAAACAATCATCATAagcatttaaaattttttataacaagagaggaagatgaagatgaatgtcagatagaaaaaaataaaacatttataGAAAGTGATACTATtgataacaaaaattatagaaatTATAGAAGAAATCCATTTATTGGTGGTCCTGATGATTCCGTATGTAAAGATATAGAGATAtggattttaaaaaattgaaatattgTTGAAACTAGTAATATTGTACTCAGATATAGTTGAATCTTTATTTGTATCCCGTTTAGCTACGCTTAAGAGTactttttgtttcattcttattcttttttttttttttttttttttttttttttttattcttattactATGTttacatttatatttatatatatctattgATTATTTATACTCTTGTTTTTATTCTCTATTACTGTgatctttcttttctagttttataaataatagttttttttttactttcttGTATCAAATTTTGTCTATATTCGTCAGCTTTTCGGGAAATTgtatcatcatcttcatatTTATCCTCTAATATATCAATATATTCTTGTACTTTTAATTCAATCGTCCTTTTTTCATGATCAGAAagtatttttgtattattattagcagaTATATTTCTATCATGTTCTGCCTGTATAATAGTATCATTAGAAATGTCCTTATTGCTCTTGTTATTGCCAGGTTTCTCTATCATTAACGTTTCTATAAGTTGTAGCTTATTTGTTTTGCTATGCTCAATATCTTGAATATCaatattcaaattttcCTTAGTTTTGCctaaccttttttttctttttaaataatttttgttcttaAGTGAATCGTTTGTTTTCACTAATGATTTCTGTACATGGCCTGATGTACTTGAGCCTTTAGCAGATTTTAGACCAATTCCGTTATACGacatactttttttttattttactaaTTTTATAGATGTATAATCTTTGacttgttttattataccTATTGAATCTTTTTGAGTTGAAGTATTagattattgatattattaatgaacctatcattaaaaaagcTGTGtggaaataaaagtttgaaTCCATTCggtatataaaattataaactATCATATAAAATTCACGCGCTTCTTTTCCTCAAATAAGAAATATGCTTTCGTATAAAGCGACTAAAGGGGAGgaaaaaatgtatatatatatatatatatttacattGTTAAGATCAATTAATGATTACATTAGATGGtaatataacaataacgaacatcaaaattataaaattccGATATAAATCTTATTGC
This Saccharomycodes ludwigii strain NBRC 1722 chromosome II, whole genome shotgun sequence DNA region includes the following protein-coding sequences:
- the ARL3 gene encoding Arf family GTPase ARL3 (similar to Saccharomyces cerevisiae YPL051W | ARL3 | ADP-Ribosylation factor-Like) yields the protein MKSPQYSVLILGLDNAGKTTFLESLKNQYNQQSKPLDKITPTVGQNVGVIHLPANSCNLKFWDVGGQQNLRKLWPSYYAQCHGIIFIVDSSDKLRLNECKEVFLNMVIEDDQLSDSGIPILMLANKQDKEDSLEVQDIKEIFNKIAEKLDASDSRVLPISALTSKGVKESIDWLIVRMQRNKKNRPPTYR
- the PHO8 gene encoding alkaline phosphatase PHO8 (similar to Saccharomyces cerevisiae YDR481C | PHO8 | PHOsphate metabolism), which encodes MFSNNKKTSNILQSPGNEVTPLINNNNPDQSQQHHHHHHKTKINIVRNKTFNKTIRYFLLSLLLLFVITELCLFPSNKDPVDGNQKHSSLIRWILFKLGLVHSGQSSRKKNLIFFVTDGMGPASISMARSWKQLTDFNNSTRDVLLSLESPLNLDQYFIGSSRTKSSSSLITDSAAGATAFSCALKSYNGAIGVDSHFNPCGTILEAAKLDGYLTGLVVTTRITDATPAAFSSHVDYRFQEDLIATQQLGEYPLGRMVDLMIGGGRLHFTEKGRKDGVNYLEKASEELGWSTVIQTRKEFDLLLHNNSNSNSTLPLLALLADSDIPFDIDRDSEIHPSLEDEAMLAIKELSHNSEKGFFLLIEGSRIDHAGHQNDPAAQVREVVAFDKMFQSVVNWAKQHTDEDTILISTSDHETGGLVTARQVTPNYPDYIWYPEILTNCKHSGEFMVKQLAKMATSIGKDVQKLENYIKETIFQNWMGITDYTVKDVQDVLDNINNLGALTDKLNGMVSVRAQIGWTTHGHSAVDVNIYAFANNEVLQKQVLNKLQGNHENIEIGKFMEDYLEVNLTSVTDLVKDTKHHPDLASTTELNESIRYDEYGHAQW
- the MNN9 gene encoding mannosyltransferase complex subunit MNN9 (similar to Saccharomyces cerevisiae YPL050C | MNN9 | MaNNosyltransferase), with the translated sequence MRGVSEIAYRLRKSHIIRYLLPLFTTFLVISILYSRSNIEIGTNDLIQKHRWAHEDEDSFYFTYSKKFKMPAYSYNSKKDSNKNWLFFSSKQEDVIPQSHIAHYDLNKLKSTANAAVDKEQILILTPMQTFHAKYWENLLQLTYPRELIELGFIIPRSKSGDNALKLLEREIKKIQTGKKEQRFHKITVLRQESPSFNELGEKQRHALEVQKERRAKMALARNELLFSTIGPYTSWVLWLDADIVETPPTLLQDMTSHDKPVLAANIYQKFKNPDDNNKIDIRPYDFNNWAESAIALELASKMDNDEIIVEGYSELATYRPLMAHLYDQNGDINAEMHLDGVGGGCTLVKAEVHRDGAMFPNFPFYHLIETEGFAKMAKRLGYEITGLPNYLAYHVEE
- the CWC21 gene encoding U2-type spliceosomal complex subunit CWC21 (similar to Saccharomyces cerevisiae YDR482C | CWC21 | Complexed With Cef1p), which translates into the protein MSYNGIGLKSAKGSSTSGHVQKSLVKTNDSLKNKNYLKRKKRLGKTKENLNIDIQDIEHSKTNKLQLIETLMIEKPGNNKSNKDISNDTIIQAEHDRNISANNNTKILSDHEKRTIELKVQEYIDILEDKYEDDDTISRKADEYRQNLIQESKKKTIIYKTRKERSQ